From the Rhodanobacter soli genome, one window contains:
- a CDS encoding DsbC family protein, which yields MLKKLLLALCIGGLSLAVCAAENDAAPATSPAVTPAAQQMVRQAIKSLAANVQVDSIEPAPMPGFYQVIAAGQMLYVSTDGKYAMHGDVIDLSRKQNVSDDAWARFRKAELAKVPASERIVFAPPNPKYTITVFTDVNCGFCRALHEHVAAFNKEGIAVEYLAWPREGLVTTAGRPTPTYTEMVSVWCAKDRKAAFTAAKEGHAPAPATCANPVKDQFNLGVKLGVNGTPAIYGPDGRVLGGYVTPEQLLQALRQGG from the coding sequence ATGTTGAAGAAACTGTTGCTGGCGCTGTGCATCGGCGGGCTTTCCCTGGCTGTCTGTGCGGCCGAAAACGATGCGGCGCCGGCCACCAGCCCGGCGGTGACGCCGGCGGCGCAGCAGATGGTGCGGCAGGCGATCAAGAGCTTGGCGGCGAATGTCCAGGTCGACTCGATCGAGCCGGCGCCGATGCCGGGCTTCTACCAGGTGATTGCCGCCGGGCAGATGCTCTACGTCAGTACCGACGGCAAGTACGCGATGCATGGCGATGTGATCGACCTGAGCCGCAAGCAGAACGTCAGCGACGACGCCTGGGCGCGCTTCCGCAAGGCCGAACTGGCCAAGGTGCCGGCGTCCGAGCGCATCGTGTTCGCGCCGCCGAATCCGAAGTACACGATCACCGTGTTCACCGACGTCAACTGCGGCTTCTGCCGCGCGCTGCACGAGCACGTGGCCGCGTTCAACAAGGAAGGCATCGCGGTGGAATACCTGGCGTGGCCGCGCGAAGGCCTGGTGACCACCGCCGGGCGGCCCACGCCGACCTATACCGAGATGGTCTCGGTGTGGTGCGCCAAGGACCGCAAGGCGGCGTTCACCGCCGCGAAGGAAGGTCATGCGCCGGCGCCGGCGACCTGCGCCAACCCGGTCAAGGACCAGTTCAACCTGGGCGTGAAGCTGGGCGTCAACGGCACCCCGGCGATCTATGGCCCGGATGGCCGCGTCCTGGGCGGCTATGTCACCCCGGAACAGCTGCTGCAGGCGCTGCGGCAGGGCGGTTGA
- a CDS encoding Fe2+-dependent dioxygenase yields the protein MIICAPNVLTAEELGTIRNELRDASFIDGASTAGWSAREVKKNLQVDIDTESQARLREIVRSAFLRNGMLQASILPSAMTQVLFNRYDVGMQYGRHVDAPVMGGLGSAVRSDVAITVFLSDPKSYTGGDLVVDTNGMEYGFKLDAGSAIAYPANSLHHVTPVTQGARYAAIIWVQSQVRDAGKRELLWDLDNAKRQIFGREGKSPTFDAISKSHANLLRMWADV from the coding sequence TTGATCATTTGCGCTCCCAACGTATTGACGGCCGAGGAACTCGGCACGATCCGCAACGAACTTCGTGACGCTTCGTTCATCGACGGCGCCAGCACGGCTGGCTGGTCGGCACGCGAGGTCAAGAAAAACCTGCAGGTCGACATCGACACCGAAAGCCAGGCCCGGCTGCGCGAGATCGTGCGCAGCGCCTTCCTGCGCAACGGGATGCTGCAGGCGTCGATTCTGCCGTCCGCCATGACGCAGGTACTGTTCAACCGTTACGACGTCGGCATGCAATACGGCCGGCACGTCGATGCCCCCGTGATGGGCGGGCTCGGCAGTGCGGTGCGCAGCGATGTGGCGATCACGGTTTTCCTGTCCGACCCCAAGAGCTACACCGGCGGCGACCTGGTGGTGGATACCAACGGCATGGAATACGGCTTCAAGCTGGACGCCGGATCCGCCATCGCCTACCCGGCCAACTCCCTGCATCACGTCACCCCCGTCACCCAGGGCGCACGTTACGCCGCCATCATCTGGGTACAGAGCCAGGTACGCGATGCCGGCAAACGCGAACTGCTGTGGGACCTGGACAACGCCAAACGGCAGATCTTCGGCCGCGAAGGCAAGAGCCCCACGTTCGACGCCATCAGCAAGTCGCATGCGAACCTGCTGCGGATGTGGGCGGACGTGTAA
- the xerD gene encoding site-specific tyrosine recombinase XerD: MGKEENRASIAEADRLSISTFVERVWSEDGLADRTLEAYRRDLEALAGWLGTHGRDLRTARREDISAYHGAQPVAVRSIARRQSAFRRYYAFLARSEPGFADPTLLIERPKLPRSLPKALAEREIEGLLGAPDTGTTLGLRDRAMLELMYASGLRVSELVELPLAALNPRQGVLRVTGKGGKDRLVPVGEEALARIGAYLADARPTLAKGRQPAALFLSQRGEGMTRQMFWTLVRRYALKVGINPKRISPHVLRHSFATHLLNHGADLRALQMLLGHSSLSTTQIYTLVAKEGLKRLHAQHHPRG, from the coding sequence ATGGGAAAGGAAGAAAACCGCGCCAGTATCGCCGAAGCCGACCGGCTGAGCATAAGCACGTTCGTGGAACGGGTATGGTCGGAGGACGGCTTGGCCGACCGCACCTTGGAGGCGTACCGGCGCGACCTGGAGGCGCTGGCCGGTTGGCTGGGCACGCACGGGCGCGACCTGCGCACGGCACGGCGCGAGGATATTTCCGCGTATCACGGCGCGCAGCCGGTGGCGGTGCGCTCGATCGCGCGGCGGCAGTCGGCGTTCCGCCGCTACTACGCGTTCCTCGCCCGCAGCGAGCCGGGCTTCGCCGATCCGACCCTGCTGATCGAGCGCCCGAAGCTGCCGCGCAGCCTGCCCAAGGCGCTGGCCGAACGCGAGATCGAGGGCCTGCTCGGCGCGCCCGATACCGGCACCACGCTGGGCCTGCGCGATCGCGCGATGCTGGAGCTGATGTACGCCTCCGGCCTGCGCGTGTCCGAGCTGGTGGAGTTGCCGCTGGCCGCGCTGAACCCGCGCCAGGGTGTGTTGCGCGTCACCGGCAAGGGCGGCAAGGACCGGCTGGTGCCGGTCGGCGAAGAAGCGCTGGCGCGCATCGGCGCTTACCTGGCCGACGCGCGGCCGACGCTGGCGAAAGGCCGCCAGCCGGCGGCGCTGTTCCTCAGCCAGCGCGGCGAAGGCATGACCCGACAGATGTTCTGGACCCTGGTGAGGCGCTACGCGCTCAAGGTCGGCATCAACCCGAAACGCATCTCGCCGCACGTGCTGCGCCACTCCTTCGCCACCCACCTGCTCAACCACGGCGCCGACCTGCGCGCCCTGCAGATGCTGCTCGGCCACAGCTCGCTCAGCACCACGCAGATCTACACCCTGGTGGCGAAGGAAGGCCTGAAGCGGCTGCACGCGCAGCATCATCCGCGGGGGTGA
- a CDS encoding RDD family protein: MPPNLATADTPCPLWRRLLALVYDLLIVVAIVMVVGLLCQLATGGNLIRTGATVVVPIWYQALQGAVVAAYFVSSWRRGGQTLGMRPWRIRVTRDDGGTLSLQQALIRVLVAAAPLVSLLLAPVLGLHATAWTLLVVWAGWFAVAMFDPRRRALHDIAAGTEVRRLD; encoded by the coding sequence ATGCCGCCGAACCTCGCCACCGCCGACACCCCATGCCCGCTGTGGCGCCGCCTGCTGGCGCTGGTCTACGACCTGCTGATCGTGGTGGCGATCGTGATGGTGGTGGGCCTGCTGTGCCAGCTCGCCACCGGCGGCAATCTGATCCGCACCGGCGCGACGGTGGTCGTGCCGATCTGGTACCAGGCGCTGCAGGGCGCGGTGGTGGCGGCATATTTCGTCAGCTCGTGGCGACGCGGCGGGCAGACGTTGGGCATGCGGCCGTGGCGCATCCGGGTCACCCGTGACGATGGCGGCACGCTCTCGCTGCAGCAGGCACTGATCCGCGTGCTGGTGGCGGCCGCGCCGCTGGTGTCGCTGTTGCTTGCGCCGGTGCTCGGACTGCACGCGACAGCGTGGACGCTGCTGGTCGTGTGGGCCGGCTGGTTCGCCGTGGCCATGTTCGATCCGCGCCGGCGTGCGCTGCACGACATTGCAGCCGGCACCGAGGTCCGCCGGCTGGACTGA
- a CDS encoding class I SAM-dependent methyltransferase, producing the protein MSEPPHAESRSDAELVRANRGFYESLWAQAKLIAPERFNTWPLLHELADAAPRRLEVAPGLRPRLPLRGTCFVDLSHAALRRLHDSGAEAVHGMIGALPCADASFDLVCALDILEHVADDDGALAELARVAAPGASVLLSVPLHPAAWTAFDDFVGHCRRYEPAQIAVRLARHGFIIESSAVYGMQPKSSRLLELGQWYLTHRRERAMWWYNRVFMPLGLRFQKPLRWRDGLGDTDGVDELLLRCRYRPAATPSH; encoded by the coding sequence ATGTCCGAACCGCCCCACGCCGAAAGCCGCAGCGACGCCGAACTGGTTCGTGCCAACCGCGGTTTCTACGAGTCGCTGTGGGCGCAGGCGAAGCTGATCGCGCCGGAACGCTTCAACACCTGGCCGCTGCTGCACGAGCTGGCCGACGCCGCGCCGCGCCGGCTGGAGGTCGCGCCCGGCCTGCGCCCGCGGCTGCCATTGCGCGGCACCTGTTTCGTCGACCTCAGCCATGCCGCGCTGCGCCGCCTGCACGACAGCGGCGCCGAGGCGGTGCACGGCATGATCGGCGCCCTGCCCTGCGCCGACGCTAGCTTCGACCTGGTCTGTGCGCTCGACATCCTCGAACACGTCGCCGACGACGACGGCGCGCTGGCGGAACTGGCGCGCGTGGCCGCACCCGGCGCCAGCGTGCTGCTGTCGGTGCCGTTGCATCCGGCGGCGTGGACCGCGTTCGACGACTTCGTCGGCCACTGTCGCCGCTACGAACCGGCACAGATCGCGGTCCGGCTCGCCCGGCACGGTTTCATCATCGAAAGCAGCGCGGTGTACGGCATGCAACCGAAGTCCTCGCGCCTGCTCGAACTCGGCCAGTGGTACCTCACCCACCGGCGCGAGCGCGCGATGTGGTGGTACAACCGCGTGTTCATGCCGCTCGGCCTGCGCTTCCAGAAACCGCTGCGATGGCGCGATGGCCTGGGCGACACGGACGGAGTCGACGAACTGCTGCTGCGCTGCCGTTACCGTCCGGCGGCCACGCCAAGTCACTGA
- a CDS encoding polyhydroxyalkanoate depolymerase yields the protein MLYQIHEWQRAFLGPLSHFAQAGARMLNDTSSPFVQLPGAQRMAAGYELIHRLGKDYEKPEFGIHTATAHEHEIAVIERVALAKPFCQLKRFKRFSDDPSTIEKMKNDPVVLVVAPLSGHHATLLRDTVRTLLRDHKVYITDWVDARMVPAAAGPFGLDDYVAYVEECIRHIGASTLHVISVCQPTVPVLAAVSLMAARGEDTPRSLTMMGGPIDPRRSPTSVDNLATNQPLSWFRGNVIHTVPSNYPGRGREVYPGFLQHAGFIAMNPGRHLSSHWDFYQDLLRGDLDDAESHRKFYDEYNAVLDMPAEFYLDTIEKVFQQFLLPRGLWDVAGERVNPTAIRRSALLTIEGELDDISGLGQTEAAHDLCSSIPANRRAHKVIEGAGHYGIFSGRRWRETVYPQVRDFIRKFDAAPADPRGAAKVSRARKTR from the coding sequence ATGCTCTATCAGATCCATGAATGGCAGCGTGCGTTCCTCGGCCCGCTGAGCCACTTCGCGCAGGCCGGCGCGCGCATGCTCAACGACACCAGCAGCCCGTTCGTGCAGCTGCCCGGCGCGCAGCGGATGGCTGCCGGCTACGAACTGATCCATCGCCTCGGCAAGGATTACGAAAAGCCCGAGTTCGGCATCCACACCGCTACCGCGCACGAGCATGAGATCGCGGTGATCGAGCGGGTCGCGCTGGCCAAGCCGTTCTGCCAGTTGAAGCGCTTCAAGCGCTTCAGCGACGACCCGTCCACCATCGAGAAGATGAAGAACGATCCGGTGGTGCTGGTGGTGGCGCCGCTGTCCGGCCATCACGCCACGCTGCTGCGCGACACCGTGCGCACGCTGCTGCGCGACCACAAGGTCTACATCACCGACTGGGTCGACGCGCGCATGGTGCCGGCCGCGGCTGGTCCGTTCGGGCTGGACGACTACGTTGCCTATGTCGAGGAATGCATCCGCCACATCGGCGCGTCCACCCTGCACGTGATCTCGGTGTGCCAGCCGACCGTGCCGGTGCTGGCGGCAGTGTCGCTGATGGCCGCGCGCGGCGAAGACACGCCGCGCAGCCTGACCATGATGGGCGGCCCGATCGACCCGCGGCGCAGCCCCACCAGCGTGGACAATCTGGCCACCAACCAGCCGTTGTCGTGGTTCAGGGGCAACGTGATCCATACCGTGCCGTCGAACTATCCCGGCCGCGGCCGCGAAGTCTACCCGGGCTTCCTGCAGCACGCCGGCTTCATCGCGATGAATCCCGGCCGGCATCTCAGCTCGCACTGGGACTTCTACCAGGACCTGCTGCGCGGCGACCTCGACGACGCCGAATCGCACCGCAAGTTCTACGACGAGTACAACGCCGTGCTGGACATGCCGGCCGAGTTCTATCTCGACACGATCGAGAAGGTGTTCCAGCAATTCCTGCTGCCGCGCGGCCTGTGGGACGTGGCGGGCGAACGGGTGAACCCCACTGCGATCAGGCGCAGCGCCCTGCTCACCATCGAGGGCGAACTGGACGACATCTCCGGCCTCGGCCAGACCGAAGCCGCGCACGACCTGTGCAGCAGCATCCCGGCCAATCGCCGCGCGCACAAGGTGATCGAAGGCGCCGGCCACTACGGCATCTTCAGCGGCCGCCGCTGGCGCGAAACGGTCTATCCGCAGGTGCGCGACTTCATCCGGAAGTTCGACGCCGCCCCGGCAGACCCGCGCGGCGCGGCGAAGGTCAGCCGCGCGCGAAAAACGCGCTGA
- the ltaE gene encoding low-specificity L-threonine aldolase, protein MEWVDLRSDTVTRPTDAMRAAMLAAEVGDDVYGEDPTVNALQQRLADELGFDAGLFVPSGTQSNLLALLAHCERGDEYLVGMDAHTYKFEGGGAAVLGSIQPQPIVQAADGTLPLERIEAAIKPVDPHFARTRVLALENTWHGRVLPLDYLQAAHDVARAHGLGLHLDGARLFNAAVAGGVPAREIARHFDTVSVCLSKGLGAPVGSVLLGSHALVDKARRWRKVTGGGWRQAGILAAAGLHALDHHVARLADDHRRAAYLAGRLREIAGIDLLGQYTNMVFVDVPAERLRELDVHLREVGIRISIGYLPTLRLVTHLDVDDAGIERVVAAFSAFFARG, encoded by the coding sequence GTGGAATGGGTTGATCTGCGCAGCGATACGGTGACGCGTCCGACCGACGCGATGCGTGCGGCGATGCTGGCGGCTGAAGTCGGCGACGACGTCTACGGCGAGGACCCCACGGTCAACGCGCTGCAGCAGCGGCTGGCCGACGAGCTCGGTTTCGACGCCGGCCTGTTCGTGCCCAGCGGCACCCAGTCCAACCTGCTCGCCTTGCTGGCGCACTGCGAACGTGGCGACGAATACCTGGTCGGCATGGATGCGCATACCTACAAGTTCGAAGGCGGCGGCGCCGCGGTGCTCGGCTCGATCCAGCCGCAGCCGATCGTGCAGGCGGCGGACGGCACGTTGCCGCTGGAGCGCATCGAGGCGGCCATCAAGCCGGTCGATCCGCACTTCGCGCGCACCCGCGTGCTGGCGCTGGAGAACACCTGGCACGGTCGCGTGCTGCCGCTGGATTACCTACAGGCTGCCCACGACGTGGCGCGTGCGCACGGACTCGGCCTGCACCTGGACGGCGCGCGCCTGTTCAACGCCGCCGTCGCCGGTGGCGTGCCGGCGCGCGAGATCGCGCGGCATTTCGACACGGTATCGGTGTGCCTGTCCAAGGGGCTCGGTGCGCCGGTCGGCTCGGTGCTGCTCGGCTCGCATGCGCTGGTCGACAAGGCGCGGCGCTGGCGCAAGGTCACCGGCGGCGGCTGGCGTCAGGCCGGCATCCTCGCCGCGGCGGGACTGCATGCGCTGGATCACCATGTGGCACGGCTGGCCGACGACCACCGCCGCGCGGCCTACCTGGCCGGCCGCCTGCGCGAGATCGCCGGCATCGACCTGCTCGGGCAGTACACCAACATGGTGTTCGTCGACGTGCCTGCCGAGCGCCTGCGCGAACTGGACGTCCATCTACGCGAAGTCGGCATCCGCATCAGCATCGGCTACCTGCCCACGCTGCGCCTGGTGACGCATCTGGACGTCGACGACGCCGGCATCGAGCGCGTCGTCGCGGCGTTCAGCGCGTTTTTCGCGCGCGGCTGA
- the lptG gene encoding LPS export ABC transporter permease LptG — protein sequence MTVFNIKRVDRLVAMSVLGSMLMVWLVLTGFDAVTQLLRQLGNVGKHGYTLSNAVAYVLVTFPRRAYEMFGNAALIGGLLGLGGLAGTGELTALRAAGMSRLRIAASAVGVVAVLIVGVVVMGETLAPWGDQQAQVMQLRMKSGNLGMGTSSGLWARDGDDIINARGTSLKQRDGVGSVQLSDVRVFTFTGDGQLSRFQWAKTAEHNGRQWVLHDVRTTTLDAQGTHASTAASLPWQSSLNPQVLAQSVIQPQYLSMRDLSRNMAYLEGNGQSPGTYAVAFWGRALYPLNVLVLVLCAMPFAFGSLRSGGLGKRMFIGILLALGWYFLQQAMVNFGTVYGMPPLLANLLPASILVVAAWLYFRRRA from the coding sequence ATGACCGTGTTCAACATCAAGCGGGTCGACCGCCTGGTGGCTATGAGCGTGCTCGGCTCGATGCTGATGGTGTGGCTGGTACTGACCGGCTTCGATGCGGTGACCCAGTTGTTGCGCCAGCTCGGCAACGTCGGCAAGCACGGCTACACGCTGAGCAATGCGGTGGCCTACGTGCTGGTGACGTTCCCGCGCCGCGCCTACGAGATGTTCGGCAATGCCGCGCTGATCGGCGGCCTGCTCGGCCTGGGCGGACTGGCCGGCACCGGCGAGCTCACCGCGTTGCGCGCGGCCGGCATGTCGCGCCTGCGCATCGCCGCTTCCGCGGTCGGCGTGGTCGCGGTGCTGATCGTCGGCGTGGTGGTCATGGGCGAGACGCTGGCGCCGTGGGGCGACCAGCAGGCGCAGGTGATGCAGCTGCGCATGAAGTCCGGCAACCTCGGCATGGGCACCAGCAGCGGCCTGTGGGCGCGCGACGGCGACGACATCATCAATGCGCGCGGCACTTCGCTGAAGCAGCGTGACGGCGTCGGCTCGGTGCAGCTGAGCGATGTGCGTGTATTCACCTTCACTGGCGATGGCCAGCTCAGCCGTTTCCAATGGGCCAAAACTGCCGAGCACAACGGCAGGCAGTGGGTGCTGCACGATGTGCGCACCACCACGCTCGACGCGCAGGGCACGCATGCCAGCACGGCGGCCAGCTTGCCGTGGCAGTCCAGCCTCAACCCGCAGGTACTGGCGCAGTCGGTGATCCAGCCGCAGTACCTTTCCATGCGCGACCTAAGCCGCAACATGGCTTACCTGGAAGGCAACGGGCAGAGCCCCGGCACCTATGCGGTGGCGTTCTGGGGGCGTGCGCTGTATCCGCTCAACGTGCTGGTGCTGGTGTTGTGCGCGATGCCGTTCGCGTTCGGCTCGCTGCGTTCCGGCGGCCTGGGCAAGCGCATGTTCATCGGCATCCTGCTCGCGCTCGGCTGGTATTTCCTGCAGCAGGCGATGGTGAATTTCGGCACGGTGTATGGCATGCCGCCACTGCTGGCGAACCTGTTGCCGGCGTCGATCCTGGTGGTGGCGGCCTGGTTGTATTTCCGCCGGCGCGCCTGA
- the lptF gene encoding LPS export ABC transporter permease LptF: MLSILDRYFLRELAQTVAATVVVLLVVVAGSAFARVLQQVANGSFPASVMFQVLGLRTLDGLTNMMPLASFIGVLLGLGRMYRESEMHVLASSGMGPRGLLRPVLVLGAVLVAITALVSLWLGPWAVRTSDAMVAAANRSVIAAGLDAGRFTELPGKGGIIFVDSLSRDGSKLGRTFVATQSDSKDGPPHLKVVSATSGELYQESNGDGRFIAFKDGWQYDIPLGMNNWRQMQYQRNDTSLSSVQADEDDDPAHSKSSWALAQSDDPDDRAEFAWRANAPPLTLVLLLLALPLSRQSPREPKYGRLLLAVVTFYLYYTLLALGRAQIGKGHWHNEAPLWALHALVLALAGWMLWKQYSPRKLRAPQPSVPA, from the coding sequence ATGCTGAGCATCCTCGACCGCTATTTCCTGCGCGAGCTGGCGCAGACCGTGGCCGCCACCGTGGTGGTGCTGCTGGTGGTCGTGGCCGGCAGCGCGTTCGCCCGGGTTCTGCAGCAAGTCGCCAACGGCAGCTTCCCGGCCAGCGTGATGTTCCAGGTGCTGGGTCTGCGCACCCTCGACGGCCTCACCAACATGATGCCGCTGGCCAGTTTCATCGGCGTGCTGCTGGGGCTGGGTCGGATGTATCGCGAGAGCGAGATGCACGTGCTCGCGTCGTCCGGCATGGGCCCGCGCGGACTGCTGCGGCCGGTGCTGGTCCTCGGCGCGGTGCTGGTGGCGATCACCGCGCTGGTCTCGCTGTGGCTGGGGCCGTGGGCGGTGCGCACCAGCGATGCGATGGTGGCCGCGGCGAACCGTTCGGTGATTGCGGCCGGGCTGGATGCGGGGCGCTTCACCGAGCTGCCGGGCAAGGGCGGCATCATCTTCGTCGACAGCCTCAGTCGCGACGGGAGCAAGCTGGGGCGCACGTTCGTGGCGACCCAGAGCGACAGCAAGGATGGTCCGCCGCACCTGAAGGTGGTCAGTGCAACCAGCGGCGAGCTGTACCAGGAGAGCAACGGCGACGGCCGCTTCATCGCGTTCAAGGATGGCTGGCAGTACGACATTCCGCTTGGCATGAACAACTGGCGGCAGATGCAGTACCAACGCAACGACACCTCGCTGTCCAGCGTGCAGGCCGACGAAGACGACGATCCGGCGCATTCGAAGAGCAGTTGGGCGCTGGCCCAGTCGGACGACCCGGATGATCGTGCCGAGTTCGCCTGGCGCGCCAACGCGCCGCCATTGACCCTGGTGCTGCTGCTGCTGGCGTTGCCGCTGTCGCGGCAGAGCCCGCGCGAGCCGAAGTACGGCCGGCTGCTGCTGGCAGTGGTCACGTTCTATCTCTATTACACGCTGCTGGCGCTGGGCCGTGCGCAGATCGGCAAGGGCCACTGGCACAACGAGGCGCCGCTGTGGGCGCTGCATGCGCTGGTGCTGGCGCTGGCCGGCTGGATGCTGTGGAAGCAGTATTCCCCGCGCAAGTTGCGTGCGCCGCAGCCGAGTGTGCCGGCATGA
- a CDS encoding leucyl aminopeptidase, with protein sequence MTLQFSLGSAAPATVDSACVLVGVYEQGVLTSAAAQVDSAAGGVIKRQVESGDISGKAGSTTLLFAPTGVAAQRVLVVGLGTQKSFDAARYQKVSIEAARALGRLPVANAVSYLTDVDVPGRDSAWRVRIAALASDYAAYRYTATFKPRDKNKQTELAALAFAAGTDAQGGLDQAVAIAAGVRFARELANLPPNICNPAYIAAQAQTFADTQDKVSCTVLDDVQMEKLGFGSLLAVARGSVNKPRLIALEYKGGNDGDKPYAFVGKGVTFDSGGISLKPGAGMEEMKFDMGGAAGVLGAFVAAVKMGLKLNLVCVVPSVENMPDGDSYRPSDVLTSLSGLTIEVLNTDAEGRLILCDALTWTAQTYQPQALIDAATLTGACVVALGKHATGLMSKHDDLAAELLAAGEETLDRAWRLPLWDDYQAQLDSGFADVANIGGKSAGAITAACFLSRFTDGQRWAHLDIAGTAWDEGRKGLATGRPVALLAQWLLDRAG encoded by the coding sequence ATGACACTCCAGTTCAGCCTCGGCTCCGCCGCCCCCGCCACCGTCGACAGCGCCTGCGTGCTGGTCGGCGTGTACGAACAGGGTGTGCTGACCAGCGCGGCCGCCCAGGTGGACAGCGCCGCCGGCGGAGTGATCAAGCGCCAGGTGGAGAGCGGCGACATCAGCGGCAAGGCCGGCAGCACCACGCTGCTGTTCGCACCCACCGGTGTCGCCGCGCAACGCGTGCTGGTGGTCGGTCTGGGCACGCAGAAATCGTTCGATGCCGCGCGCTACCAGAAGGTGAGCATCGAGGCGGCGCGCGCGCTCGGCCGCCTGCCGGTGGCGAATGCGGTGTCCTACCTCACCGACGTGGACGTGCCCGGCCGCGACAGCGCCTGGCGCGTGCGCATCGCCGCGCTGGCCAGCGACTACGCCGCCTATCGCTACACCGCCACGTTCAAGCCCCGCGACAAGAACAAGCAGACCGAACTGGCCGCGCTGGCGTTCGCCGCCGGTACCGACGCGCAAGGCGGACTCGACCAGGCCGTGGCGATCGCCGCCGGCGTGCGCTTCGCCCGCGAGCTGGCCAACCTGCCGCCGAACATCTGCAACCCGGCGTACATCGCGGCACAGGCGCAAACCTTCGCCGACACGCAGGACAAGGTCAGCTGCACCGTGCTCGATGACGTTCAGATGGAGAAGCTCGGCTTCGGCTCGCTGCTCGCGGTGGCGCGCGGTTCGGTCAACAAGCCGCGCCTGATCGCCCTCGAGTACAAGGGCGGCAACGATGGCGACAAGCCGTACGCGTTCGTCGGCAAGGGCGTCACCTTCGACTCCGGCGGCATCAGCCTGAAGCCCGGTGCCGGCATGGAGGAAATGAAGTTCGACATGGGCGGCGCCGCCGGCGTGCTCGGCGCGTTCGTCGCCGCGGTGAAGATGGGCCTGAAGCTCAACCTGGTCTGCGTGGTGCCCAGCGTGGAGAACATGCCCGACGGTGACAGCTACCGCCCCAGCGACGTGCTGACCAGCCTGTCCGGGCTCACCATCGAAGTGCTCAACACCGACGCCGAAGGCCGGCTGATCCTGTGCGACGCGCTGACCTGGACCGCGCAGACCTACCAGCCGCAGGCATTGATCGACGCCGCCACGCTCACCGGCGCCTGCGTGGTCGCGCTGGGCAAGCACGCCACCGGCCTGATGAGCAAGCACGACGACCTCGCCGCCGAACTGCTCGCCGCCGGCGAGGAAACGCTCGACCGTGCCTGGCGTCTGCCGCTGTGGGACGACTACCAGGCGCAGCTCGACTCCGGCTTCGCCGACGTCGCCAACATCGGCGGCAAGAGTGCCGGTGCGATCACCGCCGCGTGTTTCCTGTCGCGTTTCACCGACGGCCAGCGCTGGGCCCACCTGGACATCGCCGGTACCGCCTGGGACGAAGGCCGCAAGGGCCTGGCCACCGGCCGACCGGTGGCGCTGCTGGCGCAGTGGCTGCTGGATCGCGCTGGCTGA
- a CDS encoding DNA polymerase III subunit chi translates to MPRADFYLIDKPRFREQPLLLVCELAKKAFAGQQPTLILTRDHDQAHALDELLWEFDDDAMIPHQLAGDDDDDDVAVLIVPPGVDSADRPLLINLRETCPAGRYQRVLEVVAADPAERDGSRTRWREYQRLGFELHKYDM, encoded by the coding sequence ATGCCACGTGCCGACTTCTACCTGATCGACAAGCCGCGCTTTCGCGAACAGCCGCTGCTGCTCGTCTGCGAACTGGCGAAGAAGGCGTTTGCGGGACAGCAGCCGACGCTGATCCTGACCCGCGACCACGACCAGGCGCATGCGCTGGACGAACTGCTTTGGGAATTCGACGACGACGCCATGATCCCGCACCAGCTTGCCGGCGACGATGACGACGACGACGTCGCGGTGCTGATCGTGCCGCCCGGCGTCGACAGCGCCGATCGCCCGCTGCTGATCAACCTGCGCGAAACCTGCCCCGCCGGCCGCTACCAGCGCGTGCTGGAAGTGGTGGCCGCCGATCCCGCCGAACGCGACGGCTCGCGCACGCGCTGGCGCGAATACCAGCGGCTGGGTTTCGAGCTGCACAAGTACGACATGTGA